In one Streptomyces sp. NBC_01288 genomic region, the following are encoded:
- a CDS encoding nucleotidyltransferase domain-containing protein, with amino-acid sequence MTALEEKLTRYKARSSNTEQEKQERAKRMVRAAVNGWSGFTDITLSLLPKGSYKNNTNVRADSDVDIAVIHEGFYYFNDADLREGDKVVRHPITRKRYAGADFRGELEKAMCAAYGTDCDTSGSTAIEIAENGGRVKADVVPSFRHRKYYYDAQGNVRYFEGTRTLRTNGEWVINYPEQQYANGVAKNHHDRTGMRYKQMVRILKRVENDLVTAGKIEALPSYFMECLVYCVPDNFFNHQSDTPLTDDFTAIVRHIWNKTKPNGTAKSWNEPNDIKPLFGDRQKWSIDDAHQLALKTWQHLELGD; translated from the coding sequence GTGACAGCGCTGGAAGAGAAACTAACCCGCTATAAAGCGCGGTCAAGTAATACTGAACAAGAGAAGCAGGAGCGAGCGAAGCGGATGGTTCGCGCCGCTGTCAACGGATGGAGCGGCTTCACTGACATCACTTTGAGTCTCTTGCCGAAGGGGTCATACAAGAACAACACCAACGTACGCGCTGACAGTGACGTCGATATCGCTGTCATTCATGAAGGCTTCTACTACTTCAATGACGCAGACTTGCGTGAGGGCGACAAAGTTGTTCGCCACCCCATCACCCGCAAGCGATATGCCGGTGCGGATTTCCGGGGCGAGCTCGAAAAGGCAATGTGTGCCGCGTACGGCACTGACTGTGACACCTCAGGTTCGACAGCGATTGAGATCGCCGAAAACGGTGGTCGCGTAAAAGCAGATGTCGTGCCCTCCTTCCGACATCGGAAATATTATTACGACGCTCAAGGCAACGTGCGTTACTTCGAGGGCACCAGAACTCTGCGCACTAACGGTGAGTGGGTCATCAACTACCCAGAACAGCAGTACGCGAATGGCGTTGCTAAGAATCACCATGACCGAACAGGGATGCGCTACAAGCAGATGGTACGCATCCTGAAGCGCGTAGAAAACGACTTGGTGACCGCAGGGAAAATCGAGGCTTTGCCAAGCTACTTCATGGAGTGCCTCGTCTACTGCGTACCCGACAACTTCTTCAACCACCAGAGTGACACGCCGCTTACGGATGACTTTACGGCCATTGTTCGACACATCTGGAACAAGACCAAACCGAATGGCACCGCAAAAAGCTGGAACGAGCCGAACGACATTAAACCGCTGTTCGGCGATCGTCAGAAGTGGTCGATAGATGATGCACATCAACTCGCGTTGAAAACCTGGCAGCACTTGGAACTGGGCGACTGA